One part of the Streptomyces sp. NBC_00286 genome encodes these proteins:
- a CDS encoding lysophospholipid acyltransferase family protein, with protein MTRRRIGFWYRFAAVLCKPPLVVLVKRDWRGMENIPAEGGFITAVNHNSHLDPFAYAHYQYNTGRVPRFLAKAGLFKKGFIGAAMRGTGQIPVYRESTDALSAFRAAIAAVERGECVAFYPEGTITRDPGQWPMTGKTGAARVALQTKCPVIPVAQWGANLLLPPYAKKLNILPRKTHHVLAGPPVDLSRFYDKEMTPELLKEATEVIMAAITAQLEVIRGETAPRTPYDPKQVRIEQRRRARAHETRPHEKAEQEEGHGK; from the coding sequence GTGACCCGCCGCAGAATCGGCTTCTGGTACCGCTTCGCAGCGGTCCTCTGCAAACCACCCCTGGTGGTTCTGGTCAAGCGGGATTGGCGTGGAATGGAGAACATTCCGGCCGAGGGCGGATTTATCACCGCGGTGAACCACAATTCTCATCTGGATCCGTTCGCGTACGCGCATTATCAGTACAACACCGGGCGCGTTCCGCGTTTTCTGGCGAAGGCGGGGCTTTTCAAAAAGGGATTCATCGGAGCCGCGATGCGAGGCACCGGACAGATTCCCGTGTACCGCGAGAGCACCGACGCGTTGAGCGCCTTCCGGGCCGCAATCGCCGCGGTGGAACGCGGGGAGTGCGTCGCCTTCTATCCGGAGGGCACCATTACGCGCGATCCCGGCCAGTGGCCGATGACCGGCAAGACCGGTGCCGCACGCGTCGCACTGCAGACCAAGTGCCCGGTGATTCCGGTCGCCCAGTGGGGAGCCAACCTGCTGCTGCCGCCGTACGCGAAGAAACTCAACATCCTTCCCCGCAAGACCCATCACGTGCTCGCGGGCCCCCCGGTGGATCTGTCGCGCTTCTACGACAAGGAGATGACCCCGGAGCTCCTGAAGGAGGCCACCGAGGTCATCATGGCGGCGATCACCGCACAGCTGGAGGTGATCCGCGGCGAGACGGCACCCAGGACGCCGTACGACCCGAAACAGGTGCGCATCGAGCAGCGGCGCAGGGCGCGGGCACATGAGACGCGGCCACACGAAAAGGCAGAACAGGAAGAGGGGCACGGCAAGTGA
- the cofC gene encoding 2-phospho-L-lactate guanylyltransferase, whose protein sequence is MQWTLVIPLKALTRAKSRLSDTAADGLRPGLALAFAQDTVAAALACAAVRDVAVVTDDVLAGRELAALGARIVPDEPAGGLNAALTHGASLVRSQSPESPLAALNADLPALRPLELARVLDAAAEFPRAFLADAAGTGTTLLAASADRELLPMFGPDSRTRHRASGAAELPLDAVDSVRQDVDTGDDLRAALALGVGPRTAAAVAELNVA, encoded by the coding sequence GTGCAGTGGACCTTGGTCATACCCCTGAAAGCCCTCACGCGGGCGAAGAGCAGGCTCTCGGACACCGCCGCCGACGGACTGCGCCCGGGGCTCGCCCTCGCCTTCGCGCAGGACACCGTGGCGGCGGCCCTCGCCTGCGCCGCGGTACGCGATGTGGCGGTCGTCACGGACGATGTGCTGGCCGGCCGTGAACTGGCCGCGCTGGGCGCCCGGATCGTCCCGGACGAGCCCGCGGGCGGCCTGAACGCCGCCCTCACACACGGGGCGTCGCTCGTACGCTCCCAAAGCCCCGAAAGCCCCCTGGCGGCCCTGAACGCCGATCTCCCCGCACTGCGCCCCCTGGAATTGGCCCGCGTCCTCGACGCGGCCGCCGAATTCCCCCGCGCTTTTCTCGCGGACGCCGCCGGAACCGGCACGACTCTGCTGGCCGCGTCCGCGGACCGCGAATTGCTCCCCATGTTCGGCCCGGATTCCCGCACCCGGCACCGGGCCTCGGGTGCCGCGGAACTCCCCCTGGACGCAGTGGATTCCGTACGCCAGGACGTGGACACCGGCGACGATCTGCGAGCGGCTCTGGCCCTGGGCGTGGGGCCGCGCACGGCGGCGGCGGTCGCCGAGCTGAACGTCGCCTAG